One region of Gopherus evgoodei ecotype Sinaloan lineage chromosome 16, rGopEvg1_v1.p, whole genome shotgun sequence genomic DNA includes:
- the LOC115635907 gene encoding ectonucleoside triphosphate diphosphohydrolase 8-like isoform X3 has protein sequence MLGQDVRCLLAVAAASGIATLILILVQVKDVYLPARTKYGMVFDAGSSHTALYIYQWPADKENGTGIVSQAEACTVQGPGISSYADNPTRAGASLRACLDKAMTIIPAEQQKETPTYLGATAGMRLLREQNSTKADLVFAEVSKTIRQYPVDFRGARILTGNEEGSFGWITINYLLEMLIRFSFTGMRIHPEAAAVVGALDLGGASTQITFHPGRAIEDNSTEVLFRLYGTNYSLYTHSYLCYGENQALKKLIASLREENLTSQQISHPCYPKGYEENVTAAALYDSPCVPAPAAHDPSQILTVQGTGAPAECRSAIQKLFNFTACGANRTCGFNGVYQPPEHGQFFAFSGFYSVFHFLNLTSGHPLSDVSATIEHFCAKDWKEVQMVDPGMNKTRLQDYCAASTYILTLLLQGYKFDNQTWSNIHFHRQVAAVDVGWSLGYMLNLTNTIPLEAPNRVKGQRPDLWAAAVLTTCLTLAMIIWTGLALCYQWPFATYETML, from the exons ATGTTAGGGCAGGATGTCAGGTGCCTTCTTGCAGTGGCTGCAGCTTCAGGAATAGCTACCCTCATCCTCATCCTTGTTCAAGTGAAGGACGTTTATCTGCCTGCAAGAACCAAG TATGGGATGGTGTTTGACGCCGGCTCCTCGCACACGGCCCTCTACATCTACCAGTGGCCAGCGGATAAAGAGAACGGCACCGGCATCGTCAGCCAGGCTGAAGCCTGCACCGTGCAAG GACCTGGGATCTCCAGTTACGCTGACAACCCCACTAGGGCCGGAGCCAGCCTGAGAGCCTGTCTGGACAAGGCCATGACGATCATCCCTGCAGAGCAACAGAAAGAAACGCCCACCTACCTGGGCGCTACTGCGGGCATGCGGCTGCTGAG GGAGCAGAACAGCACAAAAGCCGACCTGGTCTTTGCAGAGGTCTCCAAGACCATCCGGCAGTACCCTGTAGATTTCCGTGGCGCTCGGATCCTCACTGGGAATGAGGAAGGATCCTTTGGCTGGATCACAATCAACTACCTGCTGGAGATGCTCATCAGG TTCTCTTTCACAGGGATGCGGATACATCCTGAGGCAGCTGCAGTTGTGGGAGCACTGGACCTTGGAGGAGCCTCAACCCAGATAACCTTTCACCCTGGTCGTGCCATTGAGGACAACAGCACCGAAGTCCTCTTCCGGTTATATGGGACCAACTACTCACTTTATACCCACAGCTACCTCTGCTACGGAGAAAACCAAGCCTTGAAGAAGCTAATTGCATCCCTCAGAGAG GAGAACCTCACCTCTCAGCAGATCTCCCACCCGTGCTACCCTAAGGGATACGAGGAGAACGTCACTGCCGCTGCCCTGTATGACAGTCCCTGCGTCCCGGCACCAGCTGCACATGACCCCAGCCAGATTCTCACGGTGCAGGGGACAGGAGCCCCAGCGGAGTGCAGGAGTGCCATCCAGAAACTCTTCAACTTCACAGCCTGTGGGGCCAACAGGACATGCGGGTTCAACGGGGTCTACCAGCCCCCAGAGCATGGGCAGTTCTTC GCCTTTTCCGGATTTTATTCTGTCTTCCACTTTCTGAACCTGACCAGCGGGCATCCCTTGAGTGACGTCAGTGCCACCATCGAGCACTTCTGTGCTAAGGACTGGAAGGAG GTGCAAATGGTGGATCCTGGCATGAACAAGACCCGCCTGCAGGATTACTGCGCTGCCAGCACCTACATTCTCACCCTCCTGCTGCAAGGCTACAAGTTTGACAACCAGACATGGAGCAACATCCATTTCCACCGGCAG GTGGCTGCTGTGGatgtgggctggagcctgggctacATGCTGAACCTCACCAACACGATCCCTTTGGAGGCTCCCAACCGAGTGAAGGGGCAGCGGCCTGACCTGTGGGCAGCGGCTGTGCTCACCACCTGCCTCACGCTGGCCATGATCATCTGGACAGGCCTGGCTCTGTGCTATCAGTGGCCCTTTGCCACCTATGAGACTATGCTGTAG
- the LOC115635907 gene encoding ectonucleoside triphosphate diphosphohydrolase 8-like isoform X1: MGRRKTAENLAANPLALNRRARVRCVGLTRDVWAGPGGWKPGRGGSWRCLCFRSASAEQEAAAEQSGVSEAPALAPRLSAKPQPRSGAGPPESQGLRGPRGAGCRLRSRRRLSWTAARQIGAEMLGQDVRCLLAVAAASGIATLILILVQVKDVYLPARTKYGMVFDAGSSHTALYIYQWPADKENGTGIVSQAEACTVQGPGISSYADNPTRAGASLRACLDKAMTIIPAEQQKETPTYLGATAGMRLLREQNSTKADLVFAEVSKTIRQYPVDFRGARILTGNEEGSFGWITINYLLEMLIRFSFTGMRIHPEAAAVVGALDLGGASTQITFHPGRAIEDNSTEVLFRLYGTNYSLYTHSYLCYGENQALKKLIASLREENLTSQQISHPCYPKGYEENVTAAALYDSPCVPAPAAHDPSQILTVQGTGAPAECRSAIQKLFNFTACGANRTCGFNGVYQPPEHGQFFAFSGFYSVFHFLNLTSGHPLSDVSATIEHFCAKDWKEVQMVDPGMNKTRLQDYCAASTYILTLLLQGYKFDNQTWSNIHFHRQVAAVDVGWSLGYMLNLTNTIPLEAPNRVKGQRPDLWAAAVLTTCLTLAMIIWTGLALCYQWPFATYETML; the protein is encoded by the exons ATGGGAAGGAGGAAAACAGCAGAGAACTTGGCAGCAAACCCCCTGGCGCTGAATCGCAGAGCCCGAGTCCGCTGCGTGGGCCTTACCAGAGACGTTTGGGCTGGGCCGGGAGGCTGGAAACCCGGGCGGGGAGGGTCGTGGCGGTGCCTTTGCTTTCGCTCTGCTTCTGCggagcaggaagcagcagccgaGCAGAGCGGGGTCAGCGAGGCGCCAGCGCTCGCTCCCCGGCTGTCTGCAAAGCCGCAGCCGCGTTCCGGGGCAGGGCCGCCTGAGAGCCAAGGGCTGCGCGGGCCCCGCGGGGCGGGCTGCAGGCTCCGCAGCAGGAGGCGGCTGTCCTGGACTGCTGCGCGGCAG ATTGGCGCAGAAATGTTAGGGCAGGATGTCAGGTGCCTTCTTGCAGTGGCTGCAGCTTCAGGAATAGCTACCCTCATCCTCATCCTTGTTCAAGTGAAGGACGTTTATCTGCCTGCAAGAACCAAG TATGGGATGGTGTTTGACGCCGGCTCCTCGCACACGGCCCTCTACATCTACCAGTGGCCAGCGGATAAAGAGAACGGCACCGGCATCGTCAGCCAGGCTGAAGCCTGCACCGTGCAAG GACCTGGGATCTCCAGTTACGCTGACAACCCCACTAGGGCCGGAGCCAGCCTGAGAGCCTGTCTGGACAAGGCCATGACGATCATCCCTGCAGAGCAACAGAAAGAAACGCCCACCTACCTGGGCGCTACTGCGGGCATGCGGCTGCTGAG GGAGCAGAACAGCACAAAAGCCGACCTGGTCTTTGCAGAGGTCTCCAAGACCATCCGGCAGTACCCTGTAGATTTCCGTGGCGCTCGGATCCTCACTGGGAATGAGGAAGGATCCTTTGGCTGGATCACAATCAACTACCTGCTGGAGATGCTCATCAGG TTCTCTTTCACAGGGATGCGGATACATCCTGAGGCAGCTGCAGTTGTGGGAGCACTGGACCTTGGAGGAGCCTCAACCCAGATAACCTTTCACCCTGGTCGTGCCATTGAGGACAACAGCACCGAAGTCCTCTTCCGGTTATATGGGACCAACTACTCACTTTATACCCACAGCTACCTCTGCTACGGAGAAAACCAAGCCTTGAAGAAGCTAATTGCATCCCTCAGAGAG GAGAACCTCACCTCTCAGCAGATCTCCCACCCGTGCTACCCTAAGGGATACGAGGAGAACGTCACTGCCGCTGCCCTGTATGACAGTCCCTGCGTCCCGGCACCAGCTGCACATGACCCCAGCCAGATTCTCACGGTGCAGGGGACAGGAGCCCCAGCGGAGTGCAGGAGTGCCATCCAGAAACTCTTCAACTTCACAGCCTGTGGGGCCAACAGGACATGCGGGTTCAACGGGGTCTACCAGCCCCCAGAGCATGGGCAGTTCTTC GCCTTTTCCGGATTTTATTCTGTCTTCCACTTTCTGAACCTGACCAGCGGGCATCCCTTGAGTGACGTCAGTGCCACCATCGAGCACTTCTGTGCTAAGGACTGGAAGGAG GTGCAAATGGTGGATCCTGGCATGAACAAGACCCGCCTGCAGGATTACTGCGCTGCCAGCACCTACATTCTCACCCTCCTGCTGCAAGGCTACAAGTTTGACAACCAGACATGGAGCAACATCCATTTCCACCGGCAG GTGGCTGCTGTGGatgtgggctggagcctgggctacATGCTGAACCTCACCAACACGATCCCTTTGGAGGCTCCCAACCGAGTGAAGGGGCAGCGGCCTGACCTGTGGGCAGCGGCTGTGCTCACCACCTGCCTCACGCTGGCCATGATCATCTGGACAGGCCTGGCTCTGTGCTATCAGTGGCCCTTTGCCACCTATGAGACTATGCTGTAG
- the LOC115635907 gene encoding ectonucleoside triphosphate diphosphohydrolase 8-like isoform X2, with amino-acid sequence MGRRKTAENLAANPLALNRRARVRCVGLTRDVWAGPGGWKPGRGGSWRCLCFRSASAEQEAAAEQSGVSEAPALAPRLSAKPQPRSGAGPPESQGLRGPRGAGCRLRSRRRLSWTAARQIGAEMLGQDVRCLLAVAAASGIATLILILVQVKDVYLPARTKYGMVFDAGSSHTALYIYQWPADKENGTGIVSQAEACTVQGPGISSYADNPTRAGASLRACLDKAMTIIPAEQQKETPTYLGATAGMRLLREQNSTKADLVFAEVSKTIRQYPVDFRGARILTGNEEGSFGWITINYLLEMLIRFSFTGMRIHPEAAAVVGALDLGGASTQITFHPGRAIEDNSTEVLFRLYGTNYSLYTHSYLCYGENQALKKLIASLREENLTSQQISHPCYPKGYEENVTAAALYDSPCVPAPAAHDPSQILTVQGTGAPAECRSAIQKLFNFTACGANRTCGFNGVYQPPEHGQFFAFSGFYSVFHFLNLTSGHPLSDVSATIEHFCAKDWKESKVTNGLTGHLYMGTTGLH; translated from the exons ATGGGAAGGAGGAAAACAGCAGAGAACTTGGCAGCAAACCCCCTGGCGCTGAATCGCAGAGCCCGAGTCCGCTGCGTGGGCCTTACCAGAGACGTTTGGGCTGGGCCGGGAGGCTGGAAACCCGGGCGGGGAGGGTCGTGGCGGTGCCTTTGCTTTCGCTCTGCTTCTGCggagcaggaagcagcagccgaGCAGAGCGGGGTCAGCGAGGCGCCAGCGCTCGCTCCCCGGCTGTCTGCAAAGCCGCAGCCGCGTTCCGGGGCAGGGCCGCCTGAGAGCCAAGGGCTGCGCGGGCCCCGCGGGGCGGGCTGCAGGCTCCGCAGCAGGAGGCGGCTGTCCTGGACTGCTGCGCGGCAG ATTGGCGCAGAAATGTTAGGGCAGGATGTCAGGTGCCTTCTTGCAGTGGCTGCAGCTTCAGGAATAGCTACCCTCATCCTCATCCTTGTTCAAGTGAAGGACGTTTATCTGCCTGCAAGAACCAAG TATGGGATGGTGTTTGACGCCGGCTCCTCGCACACGGCCCTCTACATCTACCAGTGGCCAGCGGATAAAGAGAACGGCACCGGCATCGTCAGCCAGGCTGAAGCCTGCACCGTGCAAG GACCTGGGATCTCCAGTTACGCTGACAACCCCACTAGGGCCGGAGCCAGCCTGAGAGCCTGTCTGGACAAGGCCATGACGATCATCCCTGCAGAGCAACAGAAAGAAACGCCCACCTACCTGGGCGCTACTGCGGGCATGCGGCTGCTGAG GGAGCAGAACAGCACAAAAGCCGACCTGGTCTTTGCAGAGGTCTCCAAGACCATCCGGCAGTACCCTGTAGATTTCCGTGGCGCTCGGATCCTCACTGGGAATGAGGAAGGATCCTTTGGCTGGATCACAATCAACTACCTGCTGGAGATGCTCATCAGG TTCTCTTTCACAGGGATGCGGATACATCCTGAGGCAGCTGCAGTTGTGGGAGCACTGGACCTTGGAGGAGCCTCAACCCAGATAACCTTTCACCCTGGTCGTGCCATTGAGGACAACAGCACCGAAGTCCTCTTCCGGTTATATGGGACCAACTACTCACTTTATACCCACAGCTACCTCTGCTACGGAGAAAACCAAGCCTTGAAGAAGCTAATTGCATCCCTCAGAGAG GAGAACCTCACCTCTCAGCAGATCTCCCACCCGTGCTACCCTAAGGGATACGAGGAGAACGTCACTGCCGCTGCCCTGTATGACAGTCCCTGCGTCCCGGCACCAGCTGCACATGACCCCAGCCAGATTCTCACGGTGCAGGGGACAGGAGCCCCAGCGGAGTGCAGGAGTGCCATCCAGAAACTCTTCAACTTCACAGCCTGTGGGGCCAACAGGACATGCGGGTTCAACGGGGTCTACCAGCCCCCAGAGCATGGGCAGTTCTTC GCCTTTTCCGGATTTTATTCTGTCTTCCACTTTCTGAACCTGACCAGCGGGCATCCCTTGAGTGACGTCAGTGCCACCATCGAGCACTTCTGTGCTAAGGACTGGAAGGAG agtaaagttaccaatgGGCTAACTGGGCATCTCTACATGGGAACAACAGGTTTGCACTGA
- the LOC115635908 gene encoding gamma-aminobutyric acid receptor-associated protein, translated as MKFLYKEEQPFKRHHCEGEKIRKKYPDRIPVIVEKAPKARIGDLNKKKYLVPSDLTVGQFYFLIWKRIHLRAADALFFFVNNVIPPTSATMGQLYQEHHEEDFFLYIAYSDKSIYGM; from the coding sequence ATGAAGTTCCTGTACAAGGAGGAGCAGCCCTTCAAGCGGCACCACTGCGAGGGCGAGAAGATCCGCAAGAAATACCCGGATCGCATCCCAGTGATTGTGGAGAAAGCGCCCAAAGCCCGGATAGGAGACCTGAACAAGAAGAAATACCTGGTCCCGTCAGACCTCACAGTCGGACAGTTCTACTTCCTGATCTGGAAGCGAATCCACCTAAGGGCTGCGGATGCTTTGTTCTTCTTCGTCAACAACGTCATCCCCCCGACCAGCGCCACCATGGGCCAGCTGTACCAGGAGCACCATGAGGAAGACTTCTTCCTGTACATCGCCTACAGTGACAAGAGCATCTATGGCATGTGA